tttaataataataatttatttataaagcatacacagagcttgccaaatcggtccctgtctccatggggttTGCAATATAATCAatataccagtatgttttggagtgtgggaggaaacctggggacccaggggaaacccacaaaaacatgcaaagaacattcaaactctttgcagatgttgacctggatgggacttgaagtgctaaccactgagccaccatgctgcccatatttGTATTAATTTGTTTGTCACAGAGATGAATTGGAATAAAACAGGGGTGTAATACTGATGGTTTTTCTACACAGGTTAGCAGTTCACTGAGAGATCTGGTTACATAAGTCTATAGAGGTGGTGAGAACAGGCTGAGAGAGGGAGGACTTCTGCTGGTACTGTTAAATATGTATCTTACCAGTTCTAGATATATAACGCCCTCCTTGCTGTTGCCGTACCTGAGTGCTTGTGAGAAAGAGTAAGGGGAACAGGATCTCCTTTCCTAATTTCCACAAATGCTGTCATTCTTCATATTCTAGCACAACTGGTAATTCTGGAAATTCACCAGAAATAACAGTTTCTCCTTAAGCAAAGTTCAATTCTTTGACTCCACATAATGTCAGTAGACTTGATACGGTAAATATTTATGGAGGGTAAATACACATGGTCCGGATTGCAGTAGGATATTCTCTGTATTTGAATACTGTTGAAGTCTGATATTTAGAAAAATCGCATAGTTTTGCTTGCTACAAATGACACTTTGTGTAGAATTTTAAAATCGACCACATCTCGATTTATTTTTACGGaatcaataattatttaatttaaaggactcctgtcatcaggtctctgtcactatttctgtcacctctacctgttggagcagctcacaaggatcccatcccagcctttatctagtcaattcatacagtaatcattataaaatcatcttttctttataatgtaaatgaggctggtcacatggtcagatgtcagtgagggcagtgatgtcacccctgttatccctccccctctcctccccctgcacatgtctgtgtgtaatgtatagtaaagcattgctcgTGTCTTTGCTTTATCTggtgacatgctctccctcctaatacacatgtgtgagacacagacatcaactacacaagtacctgacatgttctgctataacatcgctgcctggagctattgtatctctcctatacacacacaggctgcagggggcaccagcacaaggaagcatggaggagccattacaccattatacctcacatcattatacaggctgtcagtcatgtgtataggagtatctcatacacacacacaggctgcagggggcaccagcacaaggaagcatggaggagccattacaccattatacctcacatcattatacaggctgtcagtcatgtgtataggagtatctcatacagacacaggctacagggggcgccagcaccaggaagcacatggaagagCCATTACTCCATtctacctcacatcattatataggctgtctGTCATACACTGGGGGATTGGtggtgcctcccactcatgaataagatggACAGCTTGGATATAAtattgactcattggacatctcacaggtcatttgcatacagctttatttggacctcattgcttaagtttacaggcatgtagagggacaatgaagggatagaggcaatgctctctaatggcagtttatgaaaatatatttagtttaggaggttaatttgcctgatgggttctctttttaAAGGCAAATGGATCGGACTTGAAAAATCCACTAGCAAATCTTAATACAACATGTACATTTATTTGCAGCCATGATCACTGTTAAATTGTGTCTAGATTCTTCTATTTAACAAATTCCGCTACAAACAGCTCTGTTTTGAACCTGAGAGTAAACCATGACACTGGTATAAACTGAAGGGTTTACACTGTACTCCTCCAGTATTGTCCCAATGCTCATATGTGAACGTGACCAATGCATCTGACTGGTTGACATATCACCATTCCACCTAGAGACATGAAGGCATGTTTATGGAAGGAAATCATCCCAAAAGGCCAGACCCAGGCGATTCTTGGACATCATCAGGGTTTCGACAGAAGTGTTACTTTTTATTCATTTCTTTTGTAGtcgttttttgtttaataatacaTTTGTATCTTCTCTTCTATTAAAGCCATGAACACAGTGCTGCTCAGTAATCTCTTCTCCCTCCCAAGAATTGTATATGCAATGGCTGAAGATGGATTGTTCTTTCAATTTTTTGCTAAAGTAAACCCAACCACCAAAGTCCCTGTCATTGGGATAGTGGTATTCGGTATCTTGATGGCCTTCCTAGCACTGATCTTTGACCTGGAAGCCCTGGTGCAGTTTTTATCTATTGGCACTCTGCTGGCATACACCTTTGTTGCAGCAAGTATAATAGTTTTAAGATTTCAGCAGGAAAAGACAGAACCTTCAAGTGGAGCTGAACAAGAGCAAAGTCCCCAGCACCATGACCCAAATGTCAATGTAGAAAGAATTGCTGGAGAAGAAATGAAAGAATATGAATCCTTCTCAGATAAGCTTCAACTAGTGGAAACTCAGAAAAAAGCCAAAGAACGAAGAGAGACCGGTCACCTAAAAGCTGCCTTTGAGCCCTATCTAAAGTTCTTGAGTGACTGTTATCCTGGAGAGGTGGTCACCATCTCTGTAGTCACCATGATGTTCTGCTCTATTTGCCTGTGTGCGGTCTTGGTGTTTGGAAATAATGAACTGCATTTACCCAAATGGAGTTTCTATTTACTACTGGTGATTTTTTTGATCGGATTTTTAAtcagtttatttttcatttgGGTTCATGAGCAGCAAAAGAAAGCAACAACTTTCCAGGTACCAAAATCTATTCTATGCTTTTGCCATTTGTAGATGACAATtggatataatgttatcaaaacatTGTCTGTAGGTTCACACAAACTAATTAAACGGCAGTGTGATACCTGTACAGTACCTTTTTCCAACGGCTAGTTCACATTCACTACAACGGGCAATATGGACAGCATTTGAAATGGCCATATTCTCCACTGTACAGTGGGCGAGGCGTATTTCCCTTGTGTACACCCATAGAAGCTCAATTTTATgtctgaggtatctgagaatttcctgtgcaaaaacattgcaaaaaggcagaaattgagcagacgttaaacatacgtgcgactggtgcaatctattcacatagagcacacacagaagGCATttaccactgcacatacactggactataaatccgactgatggaaacctgccagtctaacacatagacaacggcTCAAAATCTTgcccaatgataaatctcccccaaaaagTGTAATTTATATGCGGCCAAATACAGCACTAAAATACATGACTGAAAAAAGAGCATACATTTCTGTGAAGGGGCCTAACACTGGCCCAAGATGGTCTACGGTTTAATACATAGTTACATatgtatacatacaaatacaaattTAATACATAAATCTGATTTGTCCGCTTATATAGAAACCTAGGTTTCTGCATTACCTGAGGTGCAGTGTATTCACACGTTATAAGATTATTTTGCAACAATTTTACAGCAAATGCAAGTTAAACTAAACTATATGAATATGccttgagatatatatatatatatatatatatatctcaaattCATGATATAATATTGTAATAAATACGTATCTTCAATCTGTAGGTTCCGTTGGTGCCGCTGATCCCATCTCTTAGTATCCTGCTAAACATATATCTCATGCTAAAGCTGAACTACATGACGTGGGTGCGGTTTGCTGTATGGCTAGCTATAGGTAAGTACTGCATTTAttattctgtgtatgtatatataatgtccaCCTAGCTATATTTTTCACCATTTACAATACTGTGTTGGGTGGTGCTGAATTAGGTAAATAGTTATGTATATTTACCTAAAGGCATGTATTTCATTTCTCTTCCACGTAGCTGTCAGCAGCTCAGTTTCTTTCCATGTTTTATGGAACTGACCTTTGCGGCAACCACAGAGCACGATAGGATGTAGAAATCTGGATTTATTATGTATAACAAccttgaaatcacagcagcatatatatattctacaggcagtccccgggttacatacaagatagggtctgtaggtttgttcttaagttgaatttgtatgtaagtcggaactgtatattttatcattgtaatcccagccagaacttttttggtctctgtgacaattggatttaaaaaatgttgggttgtcatcagaaccaggactaacagtaaagcttcattacagacacatttgataactgttacagctgtttattgtagcctacgactaaagtacaataaattaccaatattcagtggtccgtttgtaactaggggtcgtatgtaagtcgagtgttctcgatatacaggggaccgcctgtatatatattctatatgtaaaGGAAGAAGCCAAAAGGATTAAAGGAACCCTTCAAACAAAACGTATCGTATCTCACTCAAAATTATCACGATACTTGATACCAATACGATACTTATATTCTGAGCATGTATCCAtatagctttttgtctatttatctatatatctatcacctACCTATTGTCTATCCATCAATCAATCTTCTGTctttcttctactgtatctataaatttctcatatctatttatcttctatcatctatgcAGCTATCTACATATAATCTCATTATAttaatgcatctataaatctatatcatcattCATATTTATCATCAATCTGTCTATcatttatctcctataaaattctcttacagtcccatattactgAATGCCTTTCCATACTACAGTTTGTAAagttgtgttattattgtgcaggactaaAGGGAGAATCTTACTGACTATGACTGTtcgtaaaatatttttattctggGGCCCATGTGAGGGTCTCCCAGGCATGTAAACAATAAAATGTAGGCCGATCCAAATCTTTGCAGCTTACCATTATCAGCTGGTTTGCCCGTTTCTCCTGTGTGCATATTATGACAGGTGCATTGTGGGCAGGCAAATACACTATGCAGCCTTTTTGTCTTTAGTGTTAGTAGTTGTTTATTCATCCAGTCAATGAAGAAAATCTTATCTTTAGGACATCTCAAATCTCAGGACTGTGACTGGGACTGTTATTTTTTGTCATTCTTATTTTACCATGACCTAAATGGAATTGTCAGGGTCCCCTCATAAGCAAGCATAGCCTCTAGCAATTATCATAGAACCACGTGGGGAAGTCTCTCAGTGTTTTAGTGGGTCACACCAGGGGCGGATctccgggtcagcaggacatgtgCCCCGCTGCCCCggcatcctcccctctctcatcacAGTCTGTGTCCTCAAGACACAGATTGTGATGAAAATCTTTGCGttactttcccctgcaggtcctagTCTCCGGGAGAAATTAGAATAAGACtcccggaggctgaaggacctgtggtgatgtcatgcacagagctgcacaggagtgaggtgagggggggagACATGATTGGGactaagggaagggggagaacatggggttctgtgttggcacattacatactgggggggtgctgtgtgtgcacattacttactggggggctgtctgggcacagttattactgggggggggggtaactgtgtgggcacattacgtactggggtgctgtgtgggggacattactggtggtaactgtgtgggggacatttcttggggcacattcacacatGACATTAGGACAAGCCTTAGTTTGATCTCATGTTTTCGAGTGAAAcgtgtgatgggtaacaagcaccTGGTGTTGTTTACatgcaagacaaacgtgtgaccgcagccttacagtatttgggggagattgttaggggcggcagcaggataatgCTGTCAAGGAACCAATATGTaggaacaatgaggaacataagatgtggtgatgcctaatggagaaaaTAGAAGACACGTCACTGGATggaacaagtagggatttctctggtgtttctgtaactgtatatacactcagtaaagttgttatcggcacagccacatgtgaggggCTTATGTACAGTAGGGagcattactgaaagtgtgatacacatgcattggggcccgtgccccggatctttgaccaccctagcaacgccctcaGTCACACAATGAATTATGACAGAAATTGTGTAGCTAATAAAACAGAATCCAGAATCCATACATGGTCATCACTTTACCACCTGGAAATAAACGCATCAAATTTTAGTGAGGCCAACAATTTTCTCTTGAAGGGACCTGTCAACcgaaattgaccaaataaacctCAATCAGTATCTGATCAAGCAGATAAATGACTTGCACATCATGGTTTCATGGCCCTGTATTAGGCATggggagcttgacttcactgCTAAACTCTCCCCCTCCGTAAatttttacaaccaatttacatctcgtctttaggttgattttctggataataacaccaaactgggtcatgaaagaaacaggatCTGGATGGTGTTTGCAGCTTTACAATATACTGGTAGagttttattaggtcaatttctgctgacaccaGAAGAATTCCACAATGTGTACTTGCCCTTAGGCCCTTGTACACAGTAAATGGTAGCGTATTTTGGTATATGCTACACAATGAGGCACATGTATTATAAGTCTGGGTTTGTTCATCTGTTACGCATTGTTTGCCTGTATGGTAAGAATGTCTGCCTTATTATAAATTAGAAGAGTTTCCTGATGTTGGCGATAAGGTAACCTGGTTATATCCACCCTGTACTGGCCTTTAGCGTAATCCTCATCAAGTAATGGTATTTCCTATGTTCCTCCGTGGCAGAAAATTTATGTTGTAAGATTTCAAAATCTTGTATTAGGATATGCTAATTTACCTTAATTTGCTAGTGCGATAGAAAATTTGTTTCAAAAAGTTCTGAAAAACTCATGTAATAGCTGTCTCTATCCTTAAAGCAAGAAGCTATAGAGCCATAGAATCTATGGACCCTAGCGCAGATAATGTACAGACTGGAGGCACGGATGCAACCTTTGACGTCTTTTCCTGGCAAACAGAAGAATTTTTGTCTCTCTGTGTCTATGTTGAATAACTGCTCTGTTAGCTCTGTTGTTGAGCATCCTAGAAGAGGGGTAATGGAGGAGACCCTGAACAGCTGGAGTTGTAGAAAACACAGCAGTTCTATAACCCAGGAAGAAGGGGCAATGATTTGTGGAAGCACCCAATGCACTAAATCTTCCATTATCCAGGTAGAGAGACCAGAGACTGCTAAGGAGCAGCTGGGCATGAGCCCTCTCAATCGTCCACTGACTGCTAAATGTGGATATACCCTATGCAGTGCGCATAGAAACCTGATTTaataaataaagtatattacaaaaagtCAATAATTCACTTGACCCATGTGTTTCAAAATGTTATTTTCCTATGTCACTAAcactttaaagggttattcccatgaagacaagtttcttatatgtacaactaaataacacattctctaattcactgttattaaaaatgcagcatttcacaaatacaagtccaacctgtctttatcagtcctgctaTACACAATTTCCGTTAGCCCTAgatccgaccctgtaacttcagactttgggtccggcgccatcttggatttttgtgtgagaccgtgcagatgagatttctgtggcTTGTGCCTGTAGCTATGCCCCCTGCAGTCCTAACATGGAGCTCACAGATACAGACACTGtttcacttcctggcaggagaggagagacaagctggaaactacaaggagataagtgatccaggggaagggggatgcaggcacatgtctgtgagaacacagaacacagatGTTGCAGTACTGTGTGTGTAACAGGCATATTaaggatctcatgcatctctgatctgtctcatctctctctatttgtcagtgtgttagtacaatatcaGTAGCCAGATGAAGGATATACAGCTTGTAccgtgataatctaaccacattgtcacccccacagaactagatggataatacagtaatgtctctgcttagagaggccccgcccacagcctgggatttttcactgagcaccatagagagtgataggagctaaaaccgcaataaaactgagtacaattgtaaaataaggggttaaaatgatctttattgtgttgacatcattaggggattgaaatgtgagaatttttcttttgtgggaaaaaacCCTTTTACTATTAATAGGGCTGTAGAGCAGTTTCATCTGTTCATGCAATCATTTTGCTAAATCATCGCCTGTGAGGCGTGACTGTCCCTTGGTATCTGATATCGGCATGATGCCAGCCAAATCTTCTGCGATTAAGCACAACTTAGCACATGACTAGCTGAAACTGCTTCCTGTCCATGTGATTAAGAAACTCTGTATATGACAATCtaaattataaaaagttttaactTTGCTTTTCCTATGGTGTCTTTTACTAAGCTTTCCCATTCTGAAATGTCATGAAATGATGCTACCTTTGCTCAGGTCAGTTTAGGGTGAAATCATCTGACAGGTTTCTCCTTACAACAAGATGTAAAGAAATTATGATACATATTAACTTTGTAGGAAATATTGTAAGTAACAGGAAGTGCAGCCATTGTTGTACTTCCAATATAGGTTACTCCCCCTTTTTCTAGTCTGAAGAGTCTACACCAATGtgtttatatttaatatttttcttcCAGGTCTCCTTGTGTATTTTGGTTATGGAATCTGGCACAGCAAAGAGAACTTGCGTGGTCCAAAAGGTCATGGAGTCACTGCACGATATGTAGTATTTCCAAACAGCAGCCTAGAAGAAACAGTACAGCAGATCCAACCAAATCTGCAAGATACCATGGGAAGAGCCGAGATAACGGATGAAGAAGTCCACAAGAGATGATGATTTAAGCTACAAGTTAGGAAATGTTTAGGCCTTGGGCACACTGGTGTTACTCGCTCTATTCTTCTCTCTGCCGTCATCCATGCTGGGCTCAATGGATGAGCTTAAAGTGGGGAGGATACAATATTGACTGCTTCTTATTGGCACCAGCTGGTCTCTTATCCtgtaattaattatttatatataacaaATGGTCCATTAGGGTCAATATTCTATCCCTTCCACCTCCAGGCCCATCTGCTATATTTTAATAAATGGAAATAGTAGATGGGCAGCTGGCATGAGAAGTCTTCTGCTTGTACTTTTTTCCTTCACATGAAGGATTTGCCATTTGCACTGAATTACTGGGAAATCACATGACACAAGTAAGTTCTAGAATATGACAATGGAAAATTAAAGTGCACATCTGATTCTCTCTGATCAGACAGCAATATTCAGTAGTTTGGAGCTAATAGCGGTCAGACAACTCACAAAAAATCAATTTATCATAGGTTTGTAACATCACATATCTGAAAGGCCCCAATACAAATACTAGTAGCAAATGGACTTTTGTACGTTTATATGTAATGTTACTTATCCCAGGATATACAGGGGCACAGGGGCACAGGTCTAGTAAAATATTACTAAAATGATCCAGAACTGCAGAAGTATTTTACATAACCACAATGTTTTATAACAGACCACAGTCTCTTATCAGAAATATGTCCTAGAACTTCCTGTCACTAGCCACCTCCCTAGATGCCCTTTCTTTAAATACGTTATTAAGGCTGCGATGCCTTGAGATATACAGTAATGAAATTGGGCTCTAGtcaatgatataaatataaattagccATTCATAAAAACTGGAGGAAATTTATCAGGAGTgtccgaggtaaaactgttctagttgtccatggaaaccaatcagagctcagttttaaaTTTATGGTTGCCAGGGGTAAAACAGAACAACCCtaatctcagacacttctaataaatctcccccagtgttttTATTACTGGCACATTATTTTATATGGCTCATTTTtttatatctccattttccttaaTTTTTATTTGAGTCTGATTAACATGGCAGGAATGTCAAAATTGGAAATGATCGTTTTCACTGAAAAGTCTGTTACACTTATTCACCATAATATAGCAATTTTAGATTATGTTTTCTTATTGTTGTGTCGTCCCATTCATTATGAATACATTTATGAATAAATTAttaactgggtgttaccattaaCTTAATAAAGGGAGTCTACAACATCAGTAGTAAAGTAAAACCAGCATCATGTGAGGCACTTTATAAGCTTcctatatattctttttttttggttcCAAGCCTTCTGTCATTTttgagaaaaattttttttatatttatgcaaatgagtttctTGGTGCATAAGGGGTGTGACTGTGTCTGACGATGCATTTATCTCCTTCTTTCTATGACTCCTTTCTGGAGGAGTTATTAGTTATTTTGCAAAGCGGAGCTACTGAGGGGACCTGGGAAGTACTGGAAGAAGAAAGTGGGTTTACCAGCAGACAAAGCCCAATCCCTGGTGCATTGAAAAGCTAATTGCATTAAGATACAAATATGAATTTTCTCTAAAAAGACAGACAGTAGGAAAATAGGAGAGGTCTGTATTGGAAGCTTATAAAGTACCCAATATACAGCTGGTTTTCCTTATTTGTAAGGTAGTAGACTGTTTGTAAAAGAGTGTATACCTACACGGTCTGACACTGACTGACAATGTTAgactccttaaagggatattcccatctgtgcatttacatttaattaaattcatttttcatatgtaaacatttcttcaattggatgttaataaaaaaatgctcctgtgtgaagataatggggcagaaatacttacccggcccattcgcgatccagcggcgtgttctcagcgctggattcgggtccagccgggatttattaaggtagttcctgcgccgtccaccaggtggcgctgctgcgctgaagagcatcggaacgcactggaatacaccgagccgggctgagtgaaggtaagtgcaattttcgcgacactttttttttttttttaaatacggcggtttttccgaatctgtcgggttttcgttcggccaggcccccgatttccgttgcgtgcatgccggcgccgatgcgctacaatcagatcgcgtgcgccaaaatcccagggcaattcaggggaaatcggcgcaaatcggaaatattcgggtaacacgtcgggaaaacgcgaatcgggcccttcgtaaa
The DNA window shown above is from Engystomops pustulosus chromosome 1, aEngPut4.maternal, whole genome shotgun sequence and carries:
- the SLC7A4 gene encoding cationic amino acid transporter 4, whose amino-acid sequence is MGNRLPSSGAVVRFCQKLNRVKTLEDDLMETSFKRCLSTLDLTLLGVGGMVGSGLYVLTGTVAKEIAGPAVVISFLIAGIASLLAALCYAEFGARVPKTGSAYMFTYVSVGELWAFLIGWNVILEYMIGGAAVARAWSGYLDSIFDHKIKNYTESHVGTWNVQFLAHYPDFLAAGILLFATAFISFGVRVSSWLNHIFAAISMGIIIFILIFGFILADPKNWSAERGGFAPYGFSGIMSGTATCFYAFVGFDVIAASSEEAKNPQKAVPIATAVSLGLATGAYILVSAVLTLMVPWNTLIPDSALSDAFYRRGYSWAGFIVAAGSICAMNTVLLSNLFSLPRIVYAMAEDGLFFQFFAKVNPTTKVPVIGIVVFGILMAFLALIFDLEALVQFLSIGTLLAYTFVAASIIVLRFQQEKTEPSSGAEQEQSPQHHDPNVNVERIAGEEMKEYESFSDKLQLVETQKKAKERRETGHLKAAFEPYLKFLSDCYPGEVVTISVVTMMFCSICLCAVLVFGNNELHLPKWSFYLLLVIFLIGFLISLFFIWVHEQQKKATTFQVPLVPLIPSLSILLNIYLMLKLNYMTWVRFAVWLAIGLLVYFGYGIWHSKENLRGPKGHGVTARYVVFPNSSLEETVQQIQPNLQDTMGRAEITDEEVHKR